One Candidatus Binatia bacterium genomic region harbors:
- the amrA gene encoding AmmeMemoRadiSam system protein A: protein MSAQPPIFLSLTAAERRELLWLARQSIRTALDGGTPPACATITPALNEPAAAFVSLHQDGRLRGCIGAVAAERPLYQAVARLAVSAAFDDPRFPPLTKAELPATAIEISRLSPLTPGLAEDIFPGRHGVYLTRGEHCGVFLPQVAIEYRWDRETFLSQLCRKAMLPPDAWKHPETTLMLFEAEVFSEEDAYGS, encoded by the coding sequence ATGAGCGCCCAACCACCGATCTTTCTTTCGCTGACTGCTGCCGAACGGCGCGAACTGTTGTGGCTGGCGCGCCAGAGCATCCGCACGGCTTTGGATGGTGGGACGCCGCCGGCATGTGCCACCATCACTCCGGCCCTGAACGAACCGGCCGCTGCATTCGTGAGCCTGCATCAGGATGGGCGCCTGCGCGGTTGTATCGGCGCCGTGGCAGCAGAGCGGCCGCTCTACCAGGCCGTCGCACGGCTGGCGGTGTCGGCAGCCTTCGATGACCCGCGTTTTCCGCCGCTGACCAAGGCGGAACTGCCGGCCACAGCTATTGAGATTTCACGTCTCAGCCCCTTGACTCCCGGCCTGGCGGAGGACATTTTCCCGGGCCGCCACGGTGTATACCTCACGCGGGGGGAGCACTGCGGGGTATTTCTGCCGCAGGTTGCGATCGAATATCGTTGGGACCGCGAAACTTTCCTCAGCCAATTGTGTCGGAAAGCGATGCTCCCACCCGATGCCTGGAAGCATCCGGAGACGACGCTGATGCTCTTCGAGGCCGAGGTCTTCTCTGAAGAGGACGCCTATGGTTCATAG